The DNA window ATATCCCCGAACCACTTTTGGATCGTATGGAGATTATTCGCTTATCAGGTTATACAGAGGCTGAAAAGCTTAATATAGCGATGCAATATTTACTTCCCAAACAGCTCAAGATGCACGGCCTAAAAAAATCTGAGATAAGTATTACCGCTAAAGTGGTCAGGGAAATTATTCAATTTTATTCTAGAGAAGCTGGTGTTAGAAAACTTGAGCAAGAAATCGCTAAAATTTGCAGAAAAGCTGTGAAGGAATTGCTTAGCAAAAAGTCACTTAAAAAAGTCATTGTGAATAGCAAAAATCTTGAATCTTATCTCGGGGTGAAAGTATTTGATATTGGCCTTGCCTCCAAAAAGAATCAAATAGGACAAGTTACTGGCCTGGCTTGGACTCAAGTCGGAGGTGAATTATTGACTATTGAAGCTGTCGTTTTGCCGGGCAAAGGAAAAACAATCATTACAGGCAAATTAGGCGACGTCATGCAGGAGTCTATTCATGCCGCGATGAGCGTTGTAAGAAGCCGAGCTAAGAAATTAGGCATCGCTGAGAATTTCTATGAAAAAAACGATATTCATATCCACTTACCCGAAGGCGCTACACCCAAAGACGGCCCAAGCGCTGGTATAGGGATTACCTCCGCGATTGTTTCTGCTTTAACTAATATTTCAGTCAGGGCTGATGTTGCTATGACAGGAGAAATAACATTAAGGGGTGAAGTTTTGCCGATTGGCGGGCTTAAAGAAAAGCTTCTTGCAGCTCATAGAGGCGGTATTAAAACCGTCCTGATTCCGGAGCAAAATGTAAAAGATTTGACTGAAATTTCTGATGAAGTTAAAAATGCCTTGGAAATTCATCCTGTTCGTTGGATTGATGAAGTTTTAGAGCTTACTTTGACTAAAATGCCCAAGAGTGCAGCTGCTAAGGACCAAAAATCTGTGCCTGTACCCCATAAAAAACTCCCTAATATTATAAAAAGCATCACACATTAGCGTAAACCTAGCGTTGGTAAGGACTATGTTGTAAAATAGCGGCCTTACTAACGAGTGTGCATGGGTGCTTAGCTCAGTTGGTAGAGCGTCGCCCTTACAAGGCGAATGTCGGCGGTTCGACCCCGTCAGCACCCACCAATTTTAGTAACAAGTTTTGGAGTGGTAGTTCAGTTGGTTAGAATACCGGCCTGTCACGCCGGGGGTCGCGGGTTCGAGTCCCGTCCACTCCGCCAACATTATTAAGGCGAATCCAAAGATTCGCCTTTTTATTCACTCAGTAAGAACTTTTTGGTAGTTTTTTTTATCAATTAGCTTAAATGATATTAGGATAAATTCAATGTTAGAAAAATTTAGAAGTTACGCTCAAACTAAAGCTGCAAAAATTATTTTAGCGCTCATTCTGGTTCCTTTTGCATTATTTGGAATTGACTCTTATCTAAATCAAGCTGGCAATAATCTAAGCATTGCAAAAGTTAATGGCTATAAAATTGCTCTGCCAGAATACAATCGCGCAATTGAAAATGTGCGTAATCGTATAATGAGTGAGGGTAAAAAAGTTGATCCCGCAATGTTCGATTCATTTGAATTTAAAGAGTCGGTAATCGACGGCCTTATCACAAAACAACTACTTAATAATGATATTAAAAAATCTCAATTTAGAATTACTGACCAACAATTAAGCCAATACATAATTGGTATGCCTGAATTTCAGAAAGATGGAAAATTTTCACAAGAGATTTACGATAAAGTATTGCAAAACAATCAGCTTACACCTAAAAAATTTGAAGAGAGCATTAGAAATGATTTGCTTATTCAGCAAGTGCGTGATGGCCTTCAAAAACTTACATTCATTCCACCAAATAATTTAGCAGAAACTTTAAAAGCAACATCTCAACAAAGAGAAATAAGCATCGCTGAATTTAAAACTAAAGAATATATGACAAAGGCAAATATTGCTGAAAAAGATATGCAAGCTTTTTACGATCAAAATAAATCTAAATTTTTAGCGCCAGAACAAGTAAAAGCTGAGTTTGTTGTATTTTCATTAGCAAACATTCTTCCAACTATTAATGTTACAGAAGACGAAATAAAATCTTTTTATAAAGCAAATGCTGATAAATATCAAAACCAACAGCAAAGAGAAGCGAGCCATATTTTGATTGCTGCATCTAAAAATGCTCCGCCAGCAGAAAAAGCAAAGGCAAAAGCAAAAGCTGAAGATGTTTTGAATCAGGTTCGAAAAAATCCTAAACAATTTGAAGAGTTAGCAACAAAATACTCTCAAGATCCAGAATCTGCTAAAAAAGGTGGTGACTTGGGATCTTTTAGTCGCGGAATGATGGTTAAACCTTTTGATGATGCAGTTTTCTCAATGAAAGTTAATGAGATTAGCAATATTGTTGAATCCGATTTTGGTTATCACATTATAAAACTTACTAAGATTATTGGTGAAGGCGGCGGATTTGATGCAATGAGACCACAAATTAAAGCTGAATTAATCTACCAAAAAGGACAAGAAAAATTTGCAGCTCTTGCCGAAGAATTTAGCAATAAAGTTTATGAGCAATCATCTAGCCTCGATGCAGTATCAAAAAGATTTAATTTGCCCATTCAAAAAACTGATTGGATTAGTCGTAAAGATTCAGATAAATTTTTCAAAAATGAAGCATTGATGAGTGCTTTATATTCAAAAGAATCTATTAAGGACCATCGAAACACTGAAGCAATTGAAGTAACTCCTAATAACTTAATTTCTGCTCGTGTTGTAGATTACAAAGCACAATCTACAAAGCCATTTGCTGATGTTAGAAAAAATATTGAAGATTATCTAAAATTTGAATCTGCAAAGAAAATGGTTGCTAGCGAAGGGGAGGCAGCCTTAAAGTTTCTCACTGACGCTTCACGTAAGATCGATTGGCAGCCAGCAACACTAGTTGATCGAAAAAATACTAAAGGCTTAAGTGATGCTGTCGTTAATCATGCATATAAAATGCCTACTGATAAGTTGCCCAGTTATAGCGGTTTTATAGATGGTAATAATGGGTATGTTATTGTTAAAGTTAATAAGGTGTCATTTCCAAACGACAGCAATGAAGAAAATAAACAAGCATTTGCATCAGATTACTCAGAAGCATTATCGGCTGAGTATTTAAGTGCTTATTTGAAAGGTTTGAAAGCGAAGGCGAGTGTATCGGTCAATCAAAATTTCTTTGAAACTTCACAAAAGAACTAGTCGATTGAGCCTGCAGCAGTAATATTCATACCGCCATCCACGTAGGTAATTTCACCTGTAATGCCTGATGCAAGATCGCTACATAAAAAAGCTGCTGCATTTCCAACTTCCTCAATCGTAACGTTGCGCCTCAAGGCGGCATGTTTTTCATTAAAGCCAATCATGCGATCAAAGTCGGCGATACCTGATGCTGCAAGTGTTTTAATTGGCCCTGCAGATACTGCATTTACTCTAATGCCCTTTGGCCCTAGACTTTGAGCCATATACCTCACGTTTGCTTCTAAACTCGCTTTAGCAAGCCCCATAACATTATAATTAGGCATCGTTCTTTCGGCGCCCAAGTAACTTAATGTAAGTAAACTCGCATGCTCACTAAGCATCGGCAATGCTGCTTTTGCTAATGCTGTAAAGCTATAAGAACTTATATCATGAGCTACTCTGAAATTTTCACGAGTTGTTGCTTCAACGAAATCACCTTTTAATGCTTCTTTTGTAACAAAGGCCAATGAATGCACGATAACATCTAATTTATCCCAATGTTTTTTTAAAAGAGGAAATAAGTTATCAATTTGCTCGTCACTTGAAACATCGCATGGTAATACAATGTTTGAATTAAAATCTTGAGCAAGTTTTTTAACGCGCTCATCGTGTTTTTCCATTTGATAGGTGAAAGCTAATTCAGCTCCTTCTCTTTTCATGGCTGAAGCAATACCATATGCAATAGAACGGTCGCTTAATAAACCAAGAATTAAAACGCGTTTACCTTTCAAAAACCCCATGTTCTATCCCTTTATTTTTTTTGATTCTTATTTTTCGGATCAAGCAAATCTCTTAATCCTTCACCGAGTAAATTATAACCTAGGACTGTAATCAAAATAGCGAGCCCTGGAAATAATGATAGCCACCATGCAAACTGAATGTATTCCTTGCCATCTGTTAGAATATTTCCCCAAGATGATTGCGGCGCTTGAACTCCAAGCCCAAGAAAACTTAATCCGGATTCAGTTAAAACCGCACTTGCGATGCCTAAAACAGAACTTACGATGATAGGTGTTAAGCTATTTGGAAGAAGGTGTTTGGAGATAAGTCTGAAATCTGAAGCACCCATCGCTTCCGCTGCTAATATATACTCTCGATTTCTAAGACTTAAAAATTCTGCGCGAACAAGACGCGTCACACCCATCCAGGAAGTTAACCCAATAACAATCATAATATTCCAAATAGATGGTGTTAAAAAAGCAATCACTGCAAGAATAAGAAAAAAAGTAGGGATTGATAACATGATATCTACAAAGCGCATGATAATTGAATCGATATAACCACGATAAAATCCAGCAATAGCACCTAAAAATGTACCAATTAAAGTAGCAATACCTACCGCGACAAAACCTACTAGAAGTGAAATTCTCGATCCATAGAGCATACGCGAAAAAACATCTCTTCCTAACCCATCAGTTCCCATCAGGTGCGAGAGAGAGGGCGGTAAAAGAATAGAATGAATATCAATGAAATTAGGATCGTAAGGTGATAACCATGGGGCGAAAATCGCTATAAAAAGCACGCTAACAATAATAATAAGCCCACTTAAAGCTAATGGATTTTGTATGATTTTTTTCAATTTGAAATGCCTCGTCTAATTCTTGGGTCTGCCCAGGCATAACCAATATCTGCGATTAAATTCCCAAATAACGTTAAAACCGATCCAATCGTAAGAATTCCCATCACCACAGGAAAATCTCTCATTAATACAGCGTCAAAAAATAATTTACCCATGCCAGAAATTGCAAAAATAGATTCTCCAATTACAGAGCCCCCAATCAAACCTGGAATAGATAAGCCTATAATAGTAATAAGCGGTAGTAGTGTATTTCTTAGAGCATGTCTATAAATAACCTTATTTTCCGATAAGCCTTTGGCTCGAGCTGTGGTAATAAAATCTTGCTGAAGGACATCTAGCATTCCATTTCTCACGTAAAGAGAGATGCTTGCGAGTCCGCCTAAACATGAAATAGAAACAGGCAATATAAGATGCTTAAATAAATCTACATATTGTGCAAAATGACTCATCTTTTCAAAACCTGCACTATGAAGACCTGAAATAGGAAGCCAAGAATGCGTGACGCCAGTCCAATACATTAGTAAAAGTGCTAGCCAAAAACCCGGAACCGCAAAGCCTACAAATACAATTATAGTAATGAGCCGGTCTGGCCATCGATTTTGATTCACTGCTGAAACCACACCTAGAAAAATAGATAGCGCAAAGATGATAAGCAGCCCTATTAAATTAATCATAAGCGTTATAGGTAGTGCGTCTTGAATCATACCTTTGCTGATATTTCCTTTAGCATCTTTAGTTTCCCATAAGACGGGACGCTGATGTGAGGCGAAAGAGTTGCCAAAGTCTAGTTTAACAATACGTTTTAACCACAAACTATATTGCGTCATTAAGGGCTTATCTAGATTGTAAAGTGCCCTTAATTTTTGTCGCGACTCTTCGGATGCTTTTGGATTAAATGCAGATTCTGATGCAGTAATATCACCAGGAGCTAGATGCATAATAAAGAATGAAATAAGACTGATGCCAATTAACATTGGAATCATCCATAGTAAACGTTTAATGAGATAGTTAAGCATTTTATGGAGTTATTTCATTTCTTCTAAGTACAGACGGAATAAACCATTCATAAGAATTATACGAAATTCCAGCTGGTGGAGCAGGTGACTCAATGCCTCTAATGCGTTTATTCATGGCAGTTAAACCATATCCAGCGTAAAGATAAATTACGGGACTTTCTTTAAGTAAAATTTTTGAAAATGCATGATAAATTTTTTCTCGCTTATCAGCGTTTAATTCGGTGCGACCTTCTTCAAGAAGTTGATCAACATCTTTATTGTTATATCCAATAAAATTAAATTGACCAGGTTTTTGTTGTGAAGAATGCCAAATATTATATTGATCAGGATCGAGTGATAGGCTCCAGCCAAGAATCACCGCATCAAAATCGCCTGTTTTAATAAATTGATTTACAAAGCTTGCCCATTCAATGACTCTTATTTTTACATCAATACCGATATCCTTAAGCCTTCTTTGAATAAGTACCGCGGTCATCTCTCTTTGTTTGTTTTGATTTGTGAGAATTTCAAATGTAAAAGGCTTTCCATCTTTCTCTAGGATGCCGTCATGATTTGAATCATTAAAGCCAGCCTCATGAAGTAATTTAAGGGCTTGATTTTTATCATAAGAATAGGGGCGAAGATTTTTATCGCTCCATCGAGTCCCTGGTTTGTAGGGTGAAGCAACAGGCTCCCCTAAACCTAAAAGCACACCGTCAATTATTTCTTGCTTATCAAGTGCATAATTTATCGCTTGCCTCACCTTTATGTCATTAAATGGACTATGTTTTAGATTAAAGCCCAGGTAGGTATAGCTATTTCCAAGCTCTTTATAAAGCGCTAGCTTATTTTTTAGATCAGGTCTGGAGGGTATG is part of the Candidatus Methylopumilus rimovensis genome and encodes:
- a CDS encoding enoyl-ACP reductase FabI, translated to MGFLKGKRVLILGLLSDRSIAYGIASAMKREGAELAFTYQMEKHDERVKKLAQDFNSNIVLPCDVSSDEQIDNLFPLLKKHWDKLDVIVHSLAFVTKEALKGDFVEATTRENFRVAHDISSYSFTALAKAALPMLSEHASLLTLSYLGAERTMPNYNVMGLAKASLEANVRYMAQSLGPKGIRVNAVSAGPIKTLAASGIADFDRMIGFNEKHAALRRNVTIEEVGNAAAFLCSDLASGITGEITYVDGGMNITAAGSID
- a CDS encoding ABC transporter permease, translated to MLNYLIKRLLWMIPMLIGISLISFFIMHLAPGDITASESAFNPKASEESRQKLRALYNLDKPLMTQYSLWLKRIVKLDFGNSFASHQRPVLWETKDAKGNISKGMIQDALPITLMINLIGLLIIFALSIFLGVVSAVNQNRWPDRLITIIVFVGFAVPGFWLALLLMYWTGVTHSWLPISGLHSAGFEKMSHFAQYVDLFKHLILPVSISCLGGLASISLYVRNGMLDVLQQDFITTARAKGLSENKVIYRHALRNTLLPLITIIGLSIPGLIGGSVIGESIFAISGMGKLFFDAVLMRDFPVVMGILTIGSVLTLFGNLIADIGYAWADPRIRRGISN
- a CDS encoding ABC transporter permease, which produces MKKIIQNPLALSGLIIIVSVLFIAIFAPWLSPYDPNFIDIHSILLPPSLSHLMGTDGLGRDVFSRMLYGSRISLLVGFVAVGIATLIGTFLGAIAGFYRGYIDSIIMRFVDIMLSIPTFFLILAVIAFLTPSIWNIMIVIGLTSWMGVTRLVRAEFLSLRNREYILAAEAMGASDFRLISKHLLPNSLTPIIVSSVLGIASAVLTESGLSFLGLGVQAPQSSWGNILTDGKEYIQFAWWLSLFPGLAILITVLGYNLLGEGLRDLLDPKNKNQKK
- a CDS encoding peptide-binding protein, whose protein sequence is MFSKYIFLFLFLFNLTSCSSKKETVYNYEGSFHSEKGGMLIDAMSGEPSNLISMIAGDSASSAISGNIFNKLIKYDKNLELAPELADKWTISDDQKTITFYLKRNLKWADGHSLTSEDVLYTWKLVTDEKTRTPYGSDYKLVDEAEAPDPYTFRIHYTKAYAPALDSWASLQILPKHILKDEDINQTFFSRKPTGSSYYKLTQWINGEKLTLEASPSSVMGEPNINQLTSRFIPDTSSQFLELIADNIDLMNINPIQFARVIPSRPDLKNKLALYKELGNSYTYLGFNLKHSPFNDIKVRQAINYALDKQEIIDGVLLGLGEPVASPYKPGTRWSDKNLRPYSYDKNQALKLLHEAGFNDSNHDGILEKDGKPFTFEILTNQNKQREMTAVLIQRRLKDIGIDVKIRVIEWASFVNQFIKTGDFDAVILGWSLSLDPDQYNIWHSSQQKPGQFNFIGYNNKDVDQLLEEGRTELNADKREKIYHAFSKILLKESPVIYLYAGYGLTAMNKRIRGIESPAPPAGISYNSYEWFIPSVLRRNEITP
- a CDS encoding SurA N-terminal domain-containing protein; this encodes MLEKFRSYAQTKAAKIILALILVPFALFGIDSYLNQAGNNLSIAKVNGYKIALPEYNRAIENVRNRIMSEGKKVDPAMFDSFEFKESVIDGLITKQLLNNDIKKSQFRITDQQLSQYIIGMPEFQKDGKFSQEIYDKVLQNNQLTPKKFEESIRNDLLIQQVRDGLQKLTFIPPNNLAETLKATSQQREISIAEFKTKEYMTKANIAEKDMQAFYDQNKSKFLAPEQVKAEFVVFSLANILPTINVTEDEIKSFYKANADKYQNQQQREASHILIAASKNAPPAEKAKAKAKAEDVLNQVRKNPKQFEELATKYSQDPESAKKGGDLGSFSRGMMVKPFDDAVFSMKVNEISNIVESDFGYHIIKLTKIIGEGGGFDAMRPQIKAELIYQKGQEKFAALAEEFSNKVYEQSSSLDAVSKRFNLPIQKTDWISRKDSDKFFKNEALMSALYSKESIKDHRNTEAIEVTPNNLISARVVDYKAQSTKPFADVRKNIEDYLKFESAKKMVASEGEAALKFLTDASRKIDWQPATLVDRKNTKGLSDAVVNHAYKMPTDKLPSYSGFIDGNNGYVIVKVNKVSFPNDSNEENKQAFASDYSEALSAEYLSAYLKGLKAKASVSVNQNFFETSQKN